A genomic region of Roseateles amylovorans contains the following coding sequences:
- the tcmP gene encoding three-Cys-motif partner protein TcmP, with product MDDVATPLIPAAYDGREQALVKHRLLEDYLEKLFLIIGMGSKSGGGSIELCYVDCFAGPWGDPSEDMQSTSIAISLKTLAACRNELASRKVYVKIRALYVEAKPSSFRRLQTYLTTGTPRSIKSHCMQGDFVTLREQILEWVGPDAFTFFFVDPMGYTPIAVPILAPLVRRPKSEFLINLMYEHANRAMSIEGMRPTMATVVGEDLDVEGLTPHEREHAFVHAYRKNLKLCVPASKSRPARAAHARVMNPERDRTKYHMVYLTSHPKGVVEFMRISEETDKLQCQVRTMLRDQKQVESKGTGLLWAPGSMVDFDAGHASAAEVDMFWQMFLSDGDRHIDTTVFADILEETGWFVGDLQASLVRLIKSGKVVNRTTDASRRYKHPLHFDVGGGGGETLGWIGAAALF from the coding sequence ATGGATGATGTGGCGACCCCCTTGATTCCGGCAGCCTATGACGGGCGAGAGCAGGCGCTGGTCAAGCACCGGCTTCTTGAGGACTATCTCGAGAAGCTCTTCCTCATCATCGGTATGGGGTCCAAGAGCGGAGGCGGCAGCATCGAGCTCTGCTACGTCGATTGCTTCGCCGGCCCCTGGGGCGATCCGTCCGAGGACATGCAATCCACATCGATTGCGATTTCGCTCAAAACGCTGGCCGCTTGCCGAAATGAGCTTGCGAGCAGGAAGGTCTACGTCAAGATCCGAGCCCTGTACGTCGAGGCCAAACCGTCGTCGTTTCGCAGGCTGCAGACCTACCTAACTACCGGCACGCCGCGCAGCATCAAATCGCACTGCATGCAGGGCGACTTCGTGACACTGCGGGAGCAGATCCTCGAATGGGTCGGCCCGGATGCCTTCACCTTCTTCTTCGTCGACCCGATGGGCTATACGCCGATCGCTGTGCCCATCCTGGCACCACTGGTGCGTCGCCCCAAGTCAGAGTTCTTGATCAACCTGATGTACGAGCATGCCAACCGCGCCATGTCGATTGAAGGCATGCGGCCAACGATGGCCACGGTCGTCGGCGAGGATCTGGATGTCGAAGGCTTGACGCCGCACGAACGCGAGCATGCCTTCGTCCACGCCTACCGCAAGAACCTGAAGCTGTGCGTTCCAGCATCGAAGTCGAGGCCCGCACGAGCAGCGCATGCGCGGGTGATGAACCCTGAGCGCGACCGCACGAAGTACCACATGGTCTACCTCACTTCGCACCCGAAGGGCGTGGTGGAGTTCATGAGAATTTCGGAAGAAACCGACAAGTTGCAGTGCCAGGTTCGCACCATGCTGCGCGACCAAAAGCAGGTCGAGTCGAAGGGCACTGGCTTGCTGTGGGCGCCAGGCTCGATGGTCGATTTCGACGCTGGACATGCCTCGGCTGCTGAAGTCGATATGTTTTGGCAGATGTTTCTGAGCGATGGCGATCGACACATCGACACGACGGTCTTCGCCGACATCCTGGAGGAGACCGGCTGGTTCGTCGGCGATCTACAGGCCTCGCTGGTTCGCCTGATCAAGTCCGGCAAGGTCGTGAATCGCACCACAGACGCAAGCCGGCGGTACAAGCACCCTCTTCACTTCGACGTCGGTGGCGGTGGCGGTGAGACGCTGGGCTGGATTGGCGCGGCGGCTTTGTTTTAG
- a CDS encoding DUF4263 domain-containing protein gives MSAEIARRLLSRLTPSAFAAFTEAMFQSDEEPLAAFRNAGNGVFVRPLRSSYGGSLHEVFVRHWTCGVQSTPSLNSITRDPFLRSTLRRIRSIYGNQLGAWGMVSPYIVPAKQLQSLAFLTNITGNAKDDYETEIVPRYAAAARKCGLRPPLVLVGSYDSYVDKVLGKTSSTLLDLLSRHSDGVRIACENETFSVQRYEVEGSLTGAIQRSEAVAYEPVYILSPQPGDDLLREFEHLLNSNAEESRLEAFLSANFRQVFGQKYDRIETQLWLKYPELDIAGRTRRTDLFMRNSITNDWELLELKRPDTRLATAYRSVPNLSRDVMGGVEQLRNYARILAQQSVRDSLRRRGIEYFQPDLTLVVGRSPTISVAQWRWLVSSIHDVQVTTYGSLLDELRVRGAERGANW, from the coding sequence ATGAGTGCCGAGATCGCAAGGAGGCTGCTGAGCCGGTTAACCCCGTCGGCATTCGCAGCCTTCACCGAAGCAATGTTCCAGAGCGACGAGGAGCCTCTCGCTGCCTTCAGGAACGCAGGCAACGGCGTCTTCGTGCGGCCACTTCGTTCCTCCTATGGCGGCTCACTTCACGAGGTCTTTGTCCGCCATTGGACGTGTGGTGTCCAGTCAACTCCATCGCTGAATTCGATCACCCGAGACCCCTTCTTGCGGAGCACGCTCCGACGTATCCGCAGCATCTATGGAAATCAACTCGGCGCATGGGGCATGGTTTCGCCATACATCGTGCCCGCCAAGCAACTTCAGTCCCTGGCGTTCCTGACCAACATCACGGGCAATGCAAAGGACGATTACGAGACGGAGATCGTGCCTCGGTATGCTGCCGCGGCGCGCAAGTGCGGCCTTCGACCTCCTCTGGTCCTAGTCGGCAGCTATGACTCGTATGTCGACAAAGTACTCGGCAAGACCAGCAGTACGCTGCTGGATTTGCTTTCCCGTCATTCCGATGGCGTCCGAATCGCATGTGAGAACGAGACTTTCTCGGTTCAGCGCTACGAGGTCGAGGGTTCGCTGACGGGGGCGATCCAACGATCGGAAGCTGTCGCGTACGAACCGGTGTACATCTTGTCGCCACAACCCGGAGACGATCTGCTTAGGGAGTTTGAACACCTCTTGAACAGCAATGCGGAGGAATCAAGGCTCGAAGCCTTCCTGTCAGCCAACTTCCGACAGGTGTTTGGCCAAAAGTACGATCGAATCGAGACTCAGCTATGGCTTAAGTACCCCGAACTCGATATTGCAGGCAGGACTCGTCGGACGGACCTCTTCATGCGCAACTCGATCACAAACGATTGGGAGCTACTGGAGCTAAAGCGCCCTGATACCCGCTTGGCAACCGCCTATCGTAGTGTCCCGAATCTGTCCCGCGACGTGATGGGAGGCGTCGAGCAACTTCGCAATTACGCCCGCATATTGGCCCAGCAATCCGTGCGGGACAGCCTTCGTCGGCGAGGCATAGAGTACTTCCAGCCGGATCTCACACTCGTTGTTGGTCGGTCGCCGACCATCTCTGTGGCGCAGTGGCGTTGGCTCGTCTCGTCGATACACGATGTGCAGGTCACGACCTACGGCAGCCTGCTCGACGAATTGCGAGTGCGCGGTGCGGAGCGGGGCGCAAACTGGTAA
- a CDS encoding cyclic peptide export ABC transporter produces MVTGLAAGAATVALLGTINTVLHRPGGLAGGLLLTFVALCVVALVGRATSSMSTNLVGQRLVAQVRKTLARKILTAPIDALERYRTHRLMPVLTGDVDMISDAAFVLSSAVIALAITLGCLGYLAWLSAPLFGLLLVALVIGVGVQTWAQARGIRGFHKARDAEEQLHKAYRAISDGAKELRMHRQRRAGMYGGQIEGTVDRIQEINRRAIGTYVLATAFGSALFFLLIALILGWAAWRSMAPAVLSGFVLVLLFLKGPLDQIASAVPGIGRARVAFQRIADMSARFATPEPFLDLNTPGEAAVLADTIALRGVRYAFAKPEGGEAFVLGPVDLTLRRGEMVFIVGDNGSGKTTLVKLLLGLYAPQQGEVLLDGVPVTDQTRDHYRQLYTTVFSDFYLFEDLAAQAGQGGSLPARALPYLERLEIAHKVSVKDGSFSTVDLSTGQRKRLALVHAYLEGRPVLVFDEWAADQDPTFRHLFYTELLPELRDQGHLVIVVSHDDRYFHLADRVLRMNNGALLESPGSAAESADQVGGRGLRGDVPRPTRAGAAA; encoded by the coding sequence ATGGTGACCGGCTTGGCGGCCGGAGCAGCCACGGTGGCGCTGCTGGGCACCATCAACACCGTGCTACACCGGCCCGGGGGCTTGGCGGGCGGGTTGTTGCTGACCTTCGTGGCCTTGTGCGTGGTGGCCCTGGTGGGACGAGCGACGTCGAGCATGTCCACGAACCTGGTCGGTCAACGGCTGGTGGCCCAGGTGCGCAAGACGCTGGCGCGCAAGATCCTTACCGCGCCCATCGACGCGCTGGAGCGCTATCGGACCCACCGGCTGATGCCGGTCCTGACCGGCGATGTGGACATGATCAGCGACGCCGCTTTCGTGCTGTCGTCGGCGGTCATCGCGTTGGCTATCACGCTGGGCTGCCTGGGCTACCTGGCCTGGTTGTCGGCGCCGTTGTTCGGTCTGCTGCTCGTCGCGCTGGTGATTGGCGTGGGCGTACAGACCTGGGCCCAGGCCCGAGGCATCCGCGGCTTCCACAAGGCGCGTGATGCCGAGGAGCAACTGCACAAGGCTTACCGCGCCATCAGCGACGGGGCCAAGGAACTGCGGATGCACCGGCAGCGGCGCGCCGGCATGTACGGAGGCCAGATCGAGGGCACGGTCGATCGCATCCAGGAGATCAATCGCCGCGCGATCGGCACGTATGTGCTGGCGACGGCCTTTGGCTCGGCGCTGTTCTTCCTGCTGATCGCGCTGATCCTTGGCTGGGCAGCGTGGCGGAGCATGGCGCCCGCTGTGCTGAGCGGCTTCGTGCTGGTGCTGCTGTTCCTGAAAGGCCCTCTGGACCAGATCGCCTCGGCCGTGCCCGGCATCGGACGGGCGCGGGTGGCATTTCAGCGCATTGCTGACATGTCGGCGCGATTCGCCACCCCGGAGCCCTTCCTGGATCTGAACACGCCCGGCGAAGCGGCGGTGCTGGCCGACACCATTGCGTTGCGAGGCGTTCGATACGCTTTCGCCAAGCCTGAGGGAGGCGAAGCCTTCGTGCTGGGACCGGTCGATCTGACGCTGCGGCGCGGCGAGATGGTGTTCATCGTGGGCGACAACGGCTCGGGCAAGACAACGCTGGTCAAGCTGTTGCTGGGTTTGTATGCGCCGCAGCAGGGCGAGGTGCTCTTGGATGGCGTCCCGGTGACCGACCAGACGAGGGACCACTACCGGCAGCTCTACACCACGGTGTTTTCGGATTTCTATCTGTTCGAGGATCTGGCCGCGCAGGCCGGGCAGGGTGGGAGTCTGCCGGCGAGGGCCTTGCCTTACCTGGAGCGGCTGGAGATTGCGCACAAGGTGTCGGTGAAGGACGGCTCGTTCAGCACAGTCGATCTCTCGACCGGTCAGCGCAAGCGGCTGGCGTTGGTGCACGCCTATCTGGAAGGTCGGCCGGTGCTGGTGTTCGACGAATGGGCGGCGGATCAGGATCCGACCTTCCGGCATCTGTTCTACACCGAACTGCTACCGGAGCTTCGGGACCAGGGGCATCTGGTGATCGTGGTATCTCACGACGATCGCTACTTCCATCTGGCGGACCGGGTGCTCCGAATGAACAATGGCGCACTCCTTGAATCTCCTGGATCTGCCGCGGAATCGGCAGACCAGGTAGGCGGCCGCGGTCTTCGTGGGGATGTGCCGCGACCAACGAGAGCGGGTGCCGCCGCGTGA
- a CDS encoding alpha/beta hydrolase has translation MPLHPDLDAFLELVNDAHADGTALHTMTPAQARTAYDRSTLALDLPGAEVSSTSLTITARDGHALPARLYPGCASAPRPTLLFFHGGGYVLGGLDSHDSLCRDLADLADCAVLAVDYRRAPEHRFPTAFEDAQDAAAWVREHAARQGLDASRLAYGGDSVGGTLATALALADRAADLPQPVLQLLLYPCVSAHQDSPSHHRLASGHLLEARTLQWMFAHYLRNESDRLDWRFAPLQAHSLHGLAPTHLALAEFDPLIDEGLAYAEALRSAGVRVSTKVYPGMVHDFARLGNVVEDAAVLRRDLAAVLTQAFR, from the coding sequence ATGCCGCTCCATCCCGACCTCGACGCCTTCCTTGAACTGGTCAACGACGCCCACGCCGACGGCACCGCGCTTCACACCATGACGCCCGCCCAGGCGCGCACGGCCTACGACCGGTCGACGCTCGCGCTGGACCTGCCCGGCGCGGAGGTTTCCAGCACTTCGCTCACCATCACGGCGCGGGACGGCCACGCCTTGCCCGCACGGCTCTACCCGGGTTGCGCCTCCGCGCCGCGGCCGACGCTGCTGTTCTTTCATGGTGGCGGCTACGTGCTGGGCGGTCTGGATTCGCACGATTCGCTCTGTCGGGATCTGGCGGACCTCGCCGACTGCGCCGTGCTGGCCGTGGACTACCGACGGGCGCCGGAGCATCGTTTTCCGACCGCGTTCGAAGATGCGCAGGACGCGGCGGCATGGGTGCGCGAGCATGCGGCCCGACAGGGACTGGATGCATCCCGCCTCGCGTACGGCGGGGACAGTGTCGGCGGCACCCTGGCCACTGCCCTGGCCCTTGCCGACCGAGCAGCGGACCTGCCACAGCCCGTGCTGCAGTTGCTGCTGTATCCCTGTGTCAGCGCCCACCAGGACAGCCCGTCGCACCATCGCCTGGCCAGTGGCCATCTGCTGGAGGCCCGCACCCTGCAATGGATGTTCGCCCACTACCTGCGCAACGAAAGCGACCGGCTTGACTGGCGCTTTGCGCCGCTGCAGGCGCACTCCCTGCACGGACTCGCCCCGACCCATCTGGCCCTGGCGGAATTCGATCCCTTGATCGACGAGGGCCTGGCCTATGCCGAGGCCCTGAGGTCCGCCGGCGTGAGGGTCTCCACGAAGGTGTATCCGGGCATGGTCCATGACTTCGCACGGCTGGGCAATGTGGTCGAGGACGCGGCCGTGCTGCGCCGCGACCTCGCCGCCGTGCTGACTCAGGCGTTCCGCTGA
- a CDS encoding GNAT family N-acetyltransferase, protein MFDTPLGQATADCREALAGLPGRIRSHAGARAFDTVMEGPQVTVKPLDGAAASVWLLESGMPLPSLHLHGSGLAATPTSLTDDHLPAALEAVFSLRPGLPALRLPTALPGLAALLTAGLALPSDTAAVTVTRQLFWQWDERWRVSRRPAPPIQYQFSKDGRRHPRRPPKPEGIVYRRHIPWLDRTFTLRALDVERDLADVNRWMNEPTVAHFWQETGDLLHHRRYLSGIAQDPHTLGLIGCFDDQPFSYFEVYWAKEDRIAPFYDAADHDRGWHVLVGEPSLRGREFLTAWMPGVSHYLFLDDCRTQRLVIEPRIDNHRMIHSLNRCGYASLKEIEFPHKRAVLGMLLRERFFDDALWIPRGDFPFAVPHS, encoded by the coding sequence ATGTTTGACACGCCGCTGGGCCAGGCCACCGCTGATTGCCGCGAAGCCCTCGCGGGCCTGCCGGGAAGGATCCGGAGCCACGCCGGTGCGCGCGCCTTTGACACCGTCATGGAGGGGCCGCAGGTCACCGTCAAGCCGCTGGACGGTGCGGCCGCCAGCGTTTGGCTGCTGGAATCCGGAATGCCGTTGCCGTCGCTGCATCTCCATGGGTCGGGCCTCGCCGCAACCCCCACGTCGCTGACCGACGACCACCTACCGGCGGCGTTGGAAGCCGTCTTCTCGCTGCGCCCTGGCCTGCCGGCGCTCCGCCTGCCGACTGCCCTGCCCGGTCTCGCCGCCCTGCTGACCGCCGGCTTGGCGCTGCCGTCCGACACGGCGGCTGTCACCGTCACACGGCAACTCTTCTGGCAGTGGGATGAACGCTGGCGGGTCTCACGCCGTCCCGCGCCGCCCATCCAGTACCAGTTCAGCAAGGACGGACGCCGTCACCCGCGCCGACCGCCCAAACCCGAAGGCATCGTCTACCGCCGGCACATTCCCTGGCTGGACAGGACCTTCACCCTGCGCGCTCTGGACGTGGAGCGCGACCTGGCCGACGTGAACCGCTGGATGAATGAGCCCACCGTGGCGCACTTCTGGCAAGAAACCGGCGACCTGCTCCATCACCGCCGCTATCTGAGCGGCATCGCGCAGGACCCGCACACCCTCGGCCTGATCGGCTGTTTCGACGATCAGCCCTTCAGCTACTTCGAGGTCTACTGGGCCAAGGAGGACCGCATCGCGCCGTTCTACGACGCCGCCGATCACGATCGCGGCTGGCATGTGCTCGTCGGCGAGCCGTCGCTGCGGGGCCGCGAGTTCCTCACGGCCTGGATGCCAGGGGTCTCCCACTATCTCTTTCTTGACGACTGCCGCACGCAGCGCCTCGTCATCGAGCCGCGGATCGACAACCACCGAATGATTCACAGCCTGAATCGCTGCGGCTATGCCTCGCTCAAGGAGATCGAGTTTCCGCACAAGCGCGCCGTGCTCGGCATGCTGCTGCGCGAGCGCTTCTTCGACGACGCGCTCTGGATCCCGCGCGGCGATTTCCCTTTTGCAGTCCCGCACTCCTGA
- a CDS encoding lysine N(6)-hydroxylase/L-ornithine N(5)-oxygenase family protein produces the protein MHIHDLIGIGFGPSNIALAIALEEGQAPASRERPLDALFIERQPGFVWHKNMLLDHAHMQISFLKDLATLRNPSSRFTFLNYLHQKERLQDFINLKTFFPSRHEFNDYLAWAAAQFADRCVYGEEIVEVLPEPRGGEVQLLRVRSRDASGQVRERLTRHLVVGVGGMPRIPAEFRGFKEDPRVFHSSHYLQAIAGHPQARRLAIVGAGQSAAEIFMDLHGRPQRPQVDLIMRARAIKPSDDSPFVNEIFNADFTDFVFSRSGSERDDLLNEFWHTNYAAPDLALIQQIFEVFYRQRVAGAERHRFLRRHEVTGVKAVEDGVQLTLRDLNHERTTTQRYDAIVLATGYERDRHRALLAPLAPYLGDFEVDRHYRLRATPGFHPSIFLQGACELTHGLSDTLLSVTAIRSGEIRGALRGAVSLDPAGTRQESPRQAA, from the coding sequence ATGCATATCCACGATCTGATCGGCATCGGCTTCGGCCCATCCAACATCGCGCTGGCAATCGCGCTGGAGGAAGGCCAGGCCCCCGCCTCCCGCGAGCGACCGCTGGACGCCTTGTTCATCGAGCGACAGCCAGGCTTCGTCTGGCACAAGAACATGTTGCTCGACCATGCGCACATGCAAATCTCCTTCCTGAAGGACCTGGCCACGCTGCGCAACCCGTCCAGCCGCTTCACCTTCCTGAACTACCTGCATCAGAAGGAGCGGCTGCAGGACTTCATCAACCTGAAGACCTTCTTTCCCAGCCGCCATGAGTTCAACGATTACCTGGCCTGGGCGGCGGCCCAGTTCGCCGATCGGTGTGTCTACGGCGAGGAGATCGTCGAGGTGCTGCCCGAGCCGCGCGGGGGGGAAGTCCAGCTGCTGCGTGTTCGCTCCCGCGACGCGTCGGGGCAGGTGCGCGAGCGGCTGACCCGACATCTGGTGGTCGGGGTGGGCGGCATGCCGCGCATCCCGGCGGAGTTCAGGGGCTTCAAGGAGGATCCACGGGTCTTTCACTCGAGCCATTACCTGCAGGCCATCGCTGGCCATCCGCAGGCGCGGCGTCTTGCCATCGTGGGCGCAGGTCAGAGCGCGGCAGAGATCTTCATGGACCTGCACGGCCGGCCGCAGCGGCCGCAGGTGGACCTGATCATGCGGGCGCGTGCCATCAAGCCGTCGGACGACAGCCCCTTCGTCAACGAGATCTTCAACGCCGACTTCACCGACTTCGTCTTCAGCCGCAGCGGCAGCGAGCGCGATGACCTGCTCAACGAGTTCTGGCACACCAACTATGCGGCGCCCGATCTGGCGCTGATCCAGCAGATCTTCGAGGTGTTCTACCGGCAGCGGGTGGCGGGCGCAGAGCGACATCGCTTCCTGCGACGTCACGAGGTGACCGGGGTGAAGGCGGTCGAGGACGGCGTCCAGCTCACCCTGCGCGATCTGAACCACGAACGAACGACCACCCAGCGTTATGACGCCATCGTGCTGGCGACCGGTTACGAGCGTGACCGGCACCGCGCATTGCTGGCGCCCCTCGCGCCCTACCTGGGCGACTTCGAGGTGGACCGGCACTACCGCCTGCGGGCCACGCCGGGATTCCATCCCAGCATCTTCCTGCAAGGCGCTTGCGAGCTGACCCACGGCCTGAGCGACACGCTGCTGTCGGTCACCGCCATCCGCTCCGGGGAGATCCGTGGCGCGCTGCGCGGGGCCGTGAGTCTGGACCCTGCCGGCACCCGCCAGGAAAGCCCACGTCAGGCCGCCTAG